The sequence below is a genomic window from Streptomyces sp. B21-105.
CCGGACTCGGCCGTGAGGTCGACGCCGGCCTTGGCGAGCATGTCGACCATCCGCGGGCTGTTCTGCACGACCTGCTGGGGCGCCTGCAGTCCGGACATGGCCGTGTGGTGGGTGACCGTGCCGCTCGTGGTGACGTCACCGGTGGCGGGGTCCCAGGTGAAGGGCACGAGTGAGCTGACGGTGGCCGCCCGGGCGCCGTTGACGTAGATCGAGTAACCCTCCGGGACGCCGGGATAGCGCACCACCCCGTCGGCCGGGTCGTCCCAGACGATCGACAGGTCGGCGTTGCGGTAGCGGAGGTTGTTGACGGTGAAGTGGCTCCAGCCGATGTTGATCGGCGAGACCTCCACCTTGGCGTCGTTGCGCGGCCGCAGCCCCGCGACGTCCTCGATCACCGTCCAGTTGCTGCTGCCCAGGATGTTGTGGTGGATCCACGAGCGGTAGTCGATGTTGCTGCCGTTCCAGTCGGCCCAGAACTCGTTGGCGTCGGGCCACTGGGTGTTGCCGCCGACGTACTGCGCCCAGGTGTTCCAGTAGAGCAGCTTCTTGTAGTCGGTGGCGTTCATCCACGAGTTGGGATAGTTGCGCAGCACGGAGGAGTAGAGCCGGAACTGCACGGTGGAGTTGATGGTGGAGAAGTTGTTGGAGCCGGGGTTGCCCGCGTCGGCCGCCGCCTTCTTGTCGATCTGGTTGGCCGTGTAGAAGGGGAAGACCGGGTACTGGGCGGGGTCGTCGTAGAGGCGCAGGGCCTGCTTGTACGTCGACGTGTTGGGGACGGCGCCGACCGCGAACGGGTAGTAGTTGTTGATCTCCTTCCAGGGAACCCACTCGTTGGTCGACTTCAGCCGGTGCTCGAACAGCTGCCGGTTCGGGTTCCACAGGACGTTGACGATGGCGTCCTTGATCTGCGTCGCCAAGTTGCGCATCTCGGCGGCCTTGGCCGTGTTGCCGGTGGCCTCGTAGGCCTGGGCGGCGGCGAGCGCGCCGCTGTACTGGTAGGCGGACTCGGCGCGGTCCATGTTGCCGGGCTTCCAGTGGAAGGAGACCGCGTCGGCGTCGTTGCCGGTGAGGGCGCCCCAGTCGTACTCGATCAGCTTGTTGTTGTCGTGGTCGTAGTAGGCGAGCTGGCCCTTGACGTCGCCTTCGGCGTACTTGGCCAGGTTGCCGGCGATGGCCGGCTGCCCGCCGTGGATCTGGTAGCTCTTCCAGGCGGCTTCGGCGATGTACTGGGTGTAGCTGTTGGACCAGTTCTCCGGGTCGCCGGGATTGTCGAGGAACCGGCCGCCCTTGGAGGTCTGGCCGACGCTGAGCCAGTCGCCGTAGGCGTAGGACGGGTCGCGCAGGTACTTGAGGTCGTCGATGTGCATGGGCTGGGTGAGCGCGATCGCGTTGTTGTACCCGAGGACGCCTTCGGTCGACGTCGGGAACTGGAAGGTCTGCCCGGGGATGTCGGCGTCGAGGTTGTTGAAGCGCATCAGCCACCAGCGGTAGTAGATGTTCTTCTTGATCGCCGGCTCGGGGACGTCGATGTAGGGCACGTTCTTGGCCCACCACAGGTTGTAGGCCTTGACGTGGGTGGCGAACGCGGTGGCGTCGGTGTAGCCCGCGTAGGCGTTGTACTCGGTGAGGGAGGCGGGGATCTCGTCGGTGACGAAGCCCATCACCACCTTCGTGGTCACCGTGGCTCCGGCGCCGACGGTGACGGACCGGTTCAGGCCGCCGCCGGAGACGCTGAAACCGTCGCCGGTGAGCCGCGGTCGGAGGGTGGTGAGGTTGTTGTAGGCGTTGACCTGGCCGGTCAACTCGCTGCCGCTGCCCGAGGTGGCGTACGGGGAGGTCGCCCGCAGCTGCAGGGTGGTGGAGCTGCTGCCGTTGTTCTTGATCGACAGGTTGGTGACGGCGACGTTGTTCTCGGTGATGAACTTGGTCTGGGTGACCGCGATCGAGCCGCTGGTGTGCACGCTCTTCCAGTGGCTCGGGACCTGCCGGC
It includes:
- a CDS encoding discoidin domain-containing protein is translated as MKRLLVALVLILCSVCSISPASAAQTIGFPVFNGPAIPAPPVAYTPGDMMRSVYDAESSGTDFWMDRLLARSGDDPAGPWLMSRGRALFMKTHNPGVLGFGGHVAYWESVNDNNAYTVAITPGTFTEQVSQRRQVPSHWKSVHTSGSIAVTQTKFITENNVAVTNLSIKNNGSSSTTLQLRATSPYATSGSGSELTGQVNAYNNLTTLRPRLTGDGFSVSGGGLNRSVTVGAGATVTTKVVMGFVTDEIPASLTEYNAYAGYTDATAFATHVKAYNLWWAKNVPYIDVPEPAIKKNIYYRWWLMRFNNLDADIPGQTFQFPTSTEGVLGYNNAIALTQPMHIDDLKYLRDPSYAYGDWLSVGQTSKGGRFLDNPGDPENWSNSYTQYIAEAAWKSYQIHGGQPAIAGNLAKYAEGDVKGQLAYYDHDNNKLIEYDWGALTGNDADAVSFHWKPGNMDRAESAYQYSGALAAAQAYEATGNTAKAAEMRNLATQIKDAIVNVLWNPNRQLFEHRLKSTNEWVPWKEINNYYPFAVGAVPNTSTYKQALRLYDDPAQYPVFPFYTANQIDKKAAADAGNPGSNNFSTINSTVQFRLYSSVLRNYPNSWMNATDYKKLLYWNTWAQYVGGNTQWPDANEFWADWNGSNIDYRSWIHHNILGSSNWTVIEDVAGLRPRNDAKVEVSPINIGWSHFTVNNLRYRNADLSIVWDDPADGVVRYPGVPEGYSIYVNGARAATVSSLVPFTWDPATGDVTTSGTVTHHTAMSGLQAPQQVVQNSPRMVDMLAKAGVDLTAESGMTNLAAGATASASHTGSGSAVSGAVDGYPTNEPFWGAGGSPNSQDWYELNFGAARTLNEMRLYFKDSRPASGTYRAPSAYAVQYYNGSSWVNVPGQTKSPAAPRANYNLVQFPAVTAQRVRILATNAAGAKTGLTEVKAYNRGGVQPPQPPANLAASATPTASYTSAWESVAAVNDGVDPPSSNDTVNPRWGTWPETGQQWAELTWPSAQNVNKADVYFFDDDQGIDMPASWKLQYWNGSAYADVPGASGYPLAENQYNTVSFTGVNTTRLRVLLTGNGSSSVGLLEAKVYGP